From the Lysinibacillus fusiformis genome, the window AGCTCTTCTGGTGGTTCTACCTCTGGCACTAATGGTACATTCGCCACCTTATATTTTTTATGAGCTAAATACTGTGATAGTGGCGTTTTAGATGTTCTAGATACCCCAACGAGTACGATATCAGCTTGTAATAATCCACGCGGATCTCTACCATCATCATACTTCACCGCGAATTCAATCGCTTCAATTTTTTTGAAATAATCATCATCCAGCATATGAACAATTCCTGGTGTTTCCAATGGGTTTTCTTCCATAAAAGCTGCCATTGATTGTAGAGCTGGACCTAAAATATCCACAGCCTGGATTTTTTCTTGTTCACATAAATCATGTAATAATTTGCGCATTTCTTGACGAACAAGTGTATAGACTATAAATGCTCGCTGCTGCGAAGCAAGAAAAACAATTTTACGGATAAGCTCCTCTGATTGAATATGTGGAAATCGACGAATTACAGTATTTTCAAGACCCGGTCGGAACTGGCTAATAACTGCTTTTGCAACTTGGTCACCAGTTTCACCGACAGAATCAGATACAACAAATACGCGTAGTCTTTTCATGCAGCTCTCCTTCAATTTAGACATTTTGTGCAAGAGATAAGAAAGCTCGTGTAATCGTTGTTTTTGTAAGACGACCAACAATCGTTAAACCACCCTCTTGCGGTTCAACTACTGGTAGTGAATCAACCTCTCGTTCAATAAGTTTGTTCGCTGCAACAATTAAAGAATCTGATCTTTCACAGTACGAAATATTTGGCATACGCGTCATAATAATATGTACTGGAATTTTATTTAAATCCTGCGTGCCAATACTTGTACGCAGTAAATCTTTGCGAGATAGTACGCCTGTCAAAAACTCATTCTTATCTACGACAAAGAGTGTACCAACATCTTCTGAAAACATAAAGCAAATTGCATCATAAACCGTCATTGTTTCAGGGACAACTACAGGGCCTGAATGAAAATCCTTCACTTTTAAATTGTGAATACTATCTATTAATGCAACAGATGCCTTCTTACCTGAATAAAAATAACCAACCCTTGGCCTTGCATCTAGAAATCCTGCCATTGTTAGGATGGCTAAATCTGGTCTTAAAGTGGCTCTTGTCAGATTGAGACGTTCGGCAATATGTTCTCCAGTAATAGGGCCGTTTTCTTTCACAATTTGTAATATGTCTTCCTGACGTTTATTGAGTTCGATTGGACTCACCGCCTCAAATCTAATAGTGTTATACTTATGCTCAATTATTATATACTATTTTAATAATTATTGCGAATTAAAGAACTACATGCTACAATATTCACACATACGCTTGCTCTATCAGTATTTTCGAGCAAATTGCGTTATACAGGCGATGATGGGAAAAAAGTATCTGTTCCATTCAAAAGCGAGTAGAAGATGGTGAAAGTCTACACAGTAACAGAGAAAAGGCACTCCCTGAGCTAACTTTTTGAAAAGAGGTTTTAAACTACTCGTTTAAAACAATCAGGGTGGAACCGCGGGTATTAGCACTCGTCCCTGGGCATACATTGTGCCCGGAGACGGGTGCTATTTTCATTTAGTTGCCACTGAATGAAAAAAACTTTGGCGTTTTACCGCTAAAAAACAATATGAAAACTTTGAAGGAGGCTATTTTATGGCTAACAAATCAATGGAAACCATCGTATCATTAGCAAAACATCGAGGCTTTGTCTTCCCTGGTTCTGAAATCTACGGAGGTTTAGCAAATACTTGGGATTATGGTCCACTAGGCGTTGAATTAAAAAACAATATTAAAAAAGCTTGGTGGCAAAAATTCGTCCAAGAATCAGAACACAATGTAGGTATTGACGCTGCGATCTTAATGAACCCAAAAGCTTGGGTTGCTTCAGGTCACGTTGGTAACTTTAATGACCCAATGATCGACTGTAAATCATGTAAAGCTCGCCACCGTGCAGATAAAATTATCGAAGACGCTGCATTGGCAAAGGGCGATGAAATCATTGTTGATGGTATGACATTCGATCAAATGAAAGAAACAATGATTAAATATGACGTCGTATGTCCTGATTGTGGAAAAACTGATTTCACAGATATTCGCCAATTCAACCTTATGTTTAAAACATTCCAGGGTGTAACGGAATCTTCTACAAACGAAATTTATTTACGTCCAGAAACGGCACAAGGTATTTTCGTGAACTTTAAAAATGTTCAACGTTCTATGCGTAAACGTACACCATTTGGTATCGCACAAATCGGTAAATCTTTCCGTAACGAAATTACACCGGGTAACTTCACATTCCGTACACGTGAATTCGAACAAATGGAGCTTGAATTCTTCTGTAAACCGGGCGAAGACCTTGAATGGCATGCATATTGGAAAGAATTCTGTAAAAATTGGTTACTAAACCTAGGCATGAAAGAAGATTCGATGCGTCTTCGTGACCATGAGGATGATGAACTCTCTCACTACTCTAACGCGACAACAGATATCGAATTCAAATTCCCATTTGGCTGGGGAGAGCTTTGGGGTGTAGCTGATCGTACAGATTTCGATTTAAAACAACATATGGAACACTCTGGTGAAGATTTCACTTATATCGATCCTGTATCAAACGAACGCTATGTTCCTTATTGTATTGAACCATCATTAGGAGCTGATCGTGTAACATTAGCCTTCCTATGTGATGCCTATGATGAAGAGGAGCTAGAAGGTGACGATAAGCGTACCGTTTTACGTTTCCACCCTGCTTTAGCACCATTCAAAGCTGCCGTGCTACCACTTTCTAAAAAATTATCTGATGAAGCGACAGATGTTTGGGCTGAACTGCGTAAAGCCTTCCCTGTTGATTTTGATGAATCACAATCAATTGGTAAACGTTACCGTCGTCAAGATGAAATTGGTACACCATTCTGTATCACATATGATTTTGATTCAAAAGAGGATGGCCAAGTAACAGTACGTCATCGTGACTCTATGACACAAGTTCGTATGCCTATTGCTGAAGTAAAAGCATATATTGAAAAACATTTACAATTCTAATAAAAAAGAGGGGGTAGCCAATTGGCAACTCCCTCTTTTTTATGCTTTATATGTTGAAAATAAGCGCTCTTGCATTTTTTCCTCGAATGAAAACTTTTTCATACTCATCCCTATTAAGCTCACTAATAGCTCCTCAATATCTGCTAGTGAGTAATAAAGGAATGTACCTTCTCGCATTGGACGAACCCGTTTGTCAAACGTTTGTTCATCTTCAATAAAATAAGCGACATTGACCTCACAATGTTCCATCAATTGTGTAATCCGTTGATCATCACCTGGATTTATGAAGAATGGTACAATTTTATCAATATACAAAATACTTTGCACAAGCTTAATGAAGAAATTTTCGCGTAACGATGTTTCCACAACTAAAATGGTTGTTTGTTCATGCTGATAATCCATATATAAAACGTTTAATTGCTCTTCTAGTAGTGTTTTTAAGATACCAATAGAATTTCGATATTTCGTCATATCCGTTTGGATTTCTCTTGTTAATAAACGTAATATACGAAAGGCTGGTAAGAAAATTTTTAAGACAATTTCTTTAGGATGTAAATGGTCAATTAATTTATTAAAATGAATTCTCAGATTATTTTCATCACAGCGGATTAATTGCTCTACAAATAAATTGAAAATCTCTTCAAAGCTATTAGCTCGATAGTCTATCATTTTCGTAATTCTCACACTATAGTTCAGAGGTAAGTTCATAGATTTCTGCTCATCCAGCAATCTCACTTTTGGTAATGTAGGAAATAAATCATAAACAAGTTCTACTTGTGCACTGCGATTATCTGATAACATAACAACAGAGTTAACTGGGTAAATCCCTAAACATTCTACAAATTTATGCATAAAGCTCTCATTATATAAATGACGATCTCTGTATAAAACAGCTAAAGCATCTGTAGCACCGTAGCCAACGTGATAGACCCGCTTGGATGTCATTGCTGAATATACATCAATAATTTGTAATAATTGTACACCATCACTCATATCATCCGCACAAAGTTGATTTGGGTAGCCCTTTCCCGCAAAACGTTCATGATGATCTCGTGCCAAATAGGCGATGTCTTCCTCTTTATGTTCGATAAGTAGCTCGTAGCCTTTTGTGGTGTGTGCCTTGACAATATCAAACTCATCTTCAGAGAGTTTACGTTTTAAATTTAATATTTCTTGAGGTATAAAAACCTTCCCGATATCATGGAACAAGTAGCCCCTAGCTAATGTTTCGATATCTGTTAAACCTAAGTATCTGGCAAAAATTGTACCTAAGACAAATACATCAAATGAATGGACAAATGAATACTCATCCCATTCCTTTAAACGCATAAGTAGCTCATAGCGATATTTTTTTTCCAAAATCTTTTCAAAAACACCTCTTACATAAGCCGTATCCTGCATGCTTTTAAGAATTTGTCCATAGCGTAATTCATGCACGACATTCTCCAGTGTTGTCATAAAAAGTTGACTAACTGTCTCTTTATAATCATCCACTGGATCTCTTTTTTCCATTAATGGGGCAAATAGATCTTCATATTCTCTTGTTCGTTGAGCACTTAAATCATGGACAACTCGAACTGAATCAGATGGCAAATAGACAGATAATTCATCTACTTTACGAAGTTTAAGTAAGGCAATAATTCGTTCCGTTAAAACTAAATCCTTTTTAGCTAATAAACGATACTCTGAAAAAATATCTTCTGCTAATATATCATTTGCTTCAACTTCATGAATACTTAAGGTTACTTTTCGTAGCATATATTTTGCCACATACGCAATGTACTAAGCACTATGTGACTCCCTCCTTCTTCCATAGGACTGCGCTATTCTGATAAACGTATAACAATACGTTTTGCTGATAGAGGCTTTTATATTTCATAGGCGTGTCTAAAGTGATCTAACGTACATCAGTTTCGATGGGGATTAAACGACTAAATTATATTTAAAAAATATAATTACCATTATCTATACCATTTACAATATCATAGGTTAAAATGCCTTTTCAACTAGTATATGGGACTCAAATGAACAGTTTCTACCACTTATATAATGAAAACTAAACGAAAATACAAATCCTTTTACCTATAAAATTATGTATACATATAGATAAAAAATAAATTATAAGTTAATTAGACTCTATATTTTTCAATTCATGATAAATAATTATTAGATAAAATTAATTTTTTCTAATAATTTTATTTTGTAAAAATTAAAATTTTATTGATTAACATTCCATCTAAAGTGAAGAATATAACACTACTATGGTCCTGGATATAGAAAGAGAGGTGGCAGATATAGTTGCTTCCACCTATAAACTTGTAAACTCAAAAAACTGAATGCTTTTGTGCTAAGACCTAATTGCTTACCAATTACGTCATGATGAGGATGAAATTTCCTCTATTCGGAGTTCCATCTTTTTGGTATAAATAAGGTATTATAGTTAGTATTAGCTGTTAAATAATGAATAATTAACAAGCTAAAGACACACCCCCTTTTAACATTCAATCGTCCGGAAGTTTGAACTGATACATAGGAAGGTCTGACCTGAAACATTCATACTATAAAATTTTCTATTGTACTATTTGGAGGAATTCAATTGCAGTCTCAACGTTTATTTCAACTAGCTATAGCAACTGCTTTAGCAACAAGTGCGATTATTGTCGCACCACCAGCACATGCAGCATCATTTTTTCCTGATATCAACCCATCCAACGAGGAAGGAAAAGCCATTATTCAGTTAGCAGATCGAGGCATCATATCTGGCTATATGGATGGGACATTTAAACCTGCAAACCCTATTACACGTACACAGGCTGCGAAGATTTTAGCAGGTATTTTAAAGCTCGATACAGTTCACGTAAAAAATCCTCAATTCAAGGACATCAAACCTGGCGATGAAAACTACGGCGCCATTGCCGCATTAGCGAATGCTGGTATTATTAATGGAGCAAATGGTTATTTCTACCCTACTCAAAATATTACACGCGAGCAAATGTCAAAAATGATTGCGAAAGGCTTTGGATTAACAAGTCCGAGTAACACACAATTACCATTTACAGATGTCAAAAAGGGGAATGAATTTGAACCTCATATTAAAGCATTGTTTGCAAATGGTATTACAAAAGGAACATCTGCAACGACTTTCGGTCCAAAAAGTAATGTGAAGCGCTCTCAACTGGCTGCTTTTGTTGTGCGTGCTGAAAAGATGCTTGGCAATGCCACCATCTATGCAAAACAATTTAAGCAAGATTATATCTTTGCATTTTATGGTGGTTTAGAGCCAGCAACGGATATTTTCGCTTGGGATGAAAATGAGGACATGACAGAATCTATCACCATTACCCCATTAAAAGAAGGAACGGGTAAATTGGTAATCACTGGATTCACAGATGATTCCGAGGACTTTACTGAAATCTTCTATTTAGTACATGTAAAAAATGTTAATGGGAAGCTAAAGACAACGCTTGAAGAAGTAAAGGAAGAAGATTATATAGAAAATTTATCATTTGATATAACGGAGAGCCATTTACCTTTTGTGCCAACAGAGTTGACGGTCCATAATACGAATGGACAGGCACTTGCTCCCAATTTATACAGCTTTAATCAACAAGATCAAACACTATCCATCTTGCAAAACGGACAATTCATTGTTACATTTTCAGATGGGACTCAACAACAAAAGATGGCTGCAGAAGTGTATTCCTATGATTTTGTTCGCAACATTGATTTATATCATTTAACAGATGAATTAATACTGACGACGCAAGAATTACCTTTTGAACCAGCATATGTAGCTCTCGAAAGTTTTGGTTTTGAGCCAGTGCCTGTAAAAGCGACGATTCTTAATGGGCAACTACATGTTACGCCAAAAGCTGAAGGTCTAGCGATTCTCCATTTAACAGGTAAAAACGAAGAAACGGCTTACCTTTATATTGAAAGTAAAAAAATTGCTGGACAATGGGCCTTTTTAGTGTCAGAGGATGAGGAAGAATTTTAACTAACGAAAAATGCCAGATGAACATTACGGTTCTTCTGGCATTTCGCAGTGTTGAAACCAAAACCATCAATAGAATTTTTGTAATAATGAATTTCCGTTACAGGCTACTTGCTTCCTTCTCTACCGCTCCGTTTAGAGGCTCGCCTGTCTCGCTATTCCATGGGAGTCAAGTAGCCTGCCACTCCAATCCACAAAAATGTAACCTTTTTAGCAAAGGTTTTCAAAGAAAGTGAAGATGTGTCACTACTCTTTATGGAGAGGTGTTGTCACGCATCGCTTCTCCACCTTTTTCACTACTGTTAGTATGAAAGAAAAGGAAAAGACGCTTTTGCAGAATGGTTGATTGGAGTGGAGCCAGCGTCACTCCTAGGGGATTAGCGTCACAGAGGAGACCCTGGAGCGAACGTAAGTGAGTGAAGCGGCTCATCGGACGCCCCCTGGAAAGGTCGCTGGCGGAACGGAAATCAACCCCTCGCCTTGCTAAAAGGTCTTTTTTCAACATCATAAAATGCCAGATGAACATTATGGTTCTTCTGGCATTTCGTCTTTCGAGCGTATTTGCAATTCAGGGGTACGTTCTAGTTGCTCAATAAATTTTCTCGTCTTAAACCGAATCCCCGTTTGTTCTTCATAGATGGTTGTAATAATTTTTTTTATGAAATATTTTGTTTCTTTTTTCAGCTCTATTTTTCCAATTTGGTCGATAGGAACAGTATAGAACATCCTGATCAGTTTCAGCTGTGTTGGCGTTAAGCGAATGATATAGGGGTCATGCTGATAACAGCGATGGCATAAAAATCCTCCTTGAGCAAAGGAAAAAGCAAATTCCCCATCTACAGCGCCACACGCAGCACAGGCATGTAAAATAGGTTGCACACCTGTATAGGGTAGCATTTTCCATTCAACAAACAGCGTAATGGCTTCAGGATCATAGCCATCCTCAATTGCTTGTAATGCTTGTAGTAAGACATCAAACGCAAATGGTTCTGGCTTCCCTTCTTCTACAACTCGCTCCACTAATTCCATAATATAGCTAGCATAAGCAGTAGCCATAATATCTTCACGAATATGGCGCATTGAATTCAAATGCTCTCCCTGTTGCAATGTCCCCATACCCGTATGATGTTGTACCATAAACATGCCATAGGTAAAGGGTTGCGTGACGGAAGCCAATCTACTAGAAGGTTTTTTTGCCCCTCGAGCCATCGTAGCCACTTTGCCAGCTTCTCGCGTTAGCAAAATAACTATCTTATTGGATTCACCATATGCGCGAACCTTTAATACAATACCCTCCCATTTATGAAGCATAATCCCCCTCCTTTCTTAAAAGAACTATCCATGAAAAGAGAGCTGCCCAAAATAATTTTGGACAGCTCAAAAATAAAACGATCAACTACTGCCAGATTTTGCGCTTACAAGAAGAAGTGAACCCAAACTGTCACGTCAAAATCTGGAGTCTATATCCTGATCCACCAGGCACTAAACACCTGCTGAAAAAACATATGTTCATCTCCCGAATAAGTGGGAGTCTTCTGTATCTGACGCTTCGCTTTCGATACAAATTAGGAAAAAAGCCTAGTATTCATCATCACGGAATCCGAAATCGCGTAAATGTGTAGATTTATTACGCCAATCCTTTTGAACCTTTACCCATAGCTCTAAATATACTTTAGACCCTAATAACATTTCGATATCCTTTCGGGCACGTGTCCCTACTTCTTTTAGCAAGGCTCCACGTTTTCCGATAACAATCCCTTTTTGTGAATCACGCTCCACAATAATTGTAGCCGCTACACGAATTTTATCATCATTTTCTTCATCACGACGAATTTTATCAATTACCACTGCGATCGAATGAGGAATTTCTTCACGTGTTAAATGCAGGACTTTTTCACGAATAAGTTCTGAAATAATAAATCGTTCTGGATGGTCTGTCACTTGATCTGCTGGGTAATACTGAGGTCCCTCTGGTAAATACTTCCCTAATGTCACTAATAAATTTTCTACATTATTGCCTTGTAGTGCTGAAATCGGTACAATCTCCGCAAAGTCATAGCGCTCTTTATAGCTCTCAATAATTCCTATTAGTTCATCTGGATGAATGGCATCAATTTTATTGATAACCAAAAAGACAGGCGTTGGATTTCCTGCTAGCATTTCTAGTATGAATTCATCGCCTTTACCGATTTTTTGCTCAGCATTGACCATAAACATAATAACGTCCACTTCACGCAATGTGTTTTTAGAAACCTTCAGCATGAAATCGCCTAGTTTATGTTTTGGCTTGTGGATACCTGGTGTATCTATAAAAATCATTTGGCTATCATCTGTTGTCAGTACGCCTTGTACTTTATTTCTTGTTGTTTGTGGCTTATCACTCATGATCGCAATTTTTTGGCCAATGACACGATTTAAAAATGTCGATTTGCCAACATTTGGACGACCAATGATGGAGATAAAGCCTGATTTATAGCCATTGTTAGTTTCCTGCATTCTCTAAATCCTCCGTCGTAAATGCAAACGGTAGTAATTCGCCCACTGACGTTACCGTCACATCACCTTTTAAATTCGTTAAATAAACAGGCATAGTTGGAGCACAAAACTCCATCATCACCTGACGACATGCTCCACATGGGGCACATGGCCCGTCCGTATCAGCTACAATGGCAATGGCTTCGAATTCGTAAGTCCCCTCTGACACTGCCTTAAAAAACGCTGTACGCTCAGCACAATTCGTCATACTATAGCCTGCATTTTCAATATTACAGCCGTGAATAACCTCTCCATCTTTCGTTAATAGAGCTGCCCCTACTTTAAATTTTGAATAAGGAACATAGGCTTTTTCACGCGCTTTTTTTGATTCCTCTAATAATGCTTGCATATCTATTGTCATCTATACTAATTCTCCCTCACATTTATGGTTTATTTTCATTTAGAAGACACTCATTTCCATTAAAACCATTTTGGCAGAAAGATGAGTAATCCGATTATAGCACTGAATAGCGCAAATACAAGCACTGCACCTGCCGCAATATCTTTTGCCTGCTTAGCAAGTGGGTGTATCTCTGGGGAAGCTAAATCGACAACCCGTTCGATCGCTGTATTCATCATTTCCAGCGCAAACATTAGTGCTATTAATAGTAGCACAATATACCATTCCATACGAGATAAACCTGTCCAATAACTAGCCAGTATAACAATGATTGCACTCAATATATGTGATTTTAAATTTTGTTCTTTACTTGCAGTTATGATGCCTTCAAACGCATAGCCAAAAGATCGCAAGTATTTGCGTAAATCCATCTAGTCTCGTCCTAAGCCAAAAGTTTGTAAAATCTCATCTTGCTTTGTAAACATCACTTTCTCTTCTTCTGGCTCCATATGGTCATAACCAAGTAAATGTAAAAAACCATGTACAGCTAAAAAGCCTAATTCTCGCTCAAAGGAATGATTATATTCCTCAGCCTGCTCTTTTGCACGGTCTGTCGAAATAATAATATCACCTAATACACGTGGCATCCCTTCAAAAGTTACTTCCATTTCCCCTTCCCCTAGCTCCTCTAGTGCAAAGGAAATGACATCAGTTGGCTGATCCTTACCACGATATTCACGATTAATATCTTGAATTGTCTCGTTCGTTACAAACGTCACTGAAACCTCTGTTTCTGGCTCAATGTTTTCTACACTTGCAGCATGCTGTAATAGCTTTTCAACAAGCTCCATATGTTGTGCTCCCACTTCATTTGTTTCATCCGTAAAATCAATTGTTAAAATCATAGATCCTCCTACTTATCTGCCTTTGGATATTCAATACGTGAATGGAAAATACCATTCAACGTTTCACAAAGTACTCTCTCTATACATTTTAACTCTTTTATTGAAATATCGCATTCATCAAACTGATTATCTTGTACGCGATCATCGATGATTGCTCGTACTAGCTTCTGAATTTTCTCTGCGTTTGGCTCTTTCATTGAACGTACCGCTGCCTCAACACTATCCGCAACACTTATAACAGCCGCTTCCTTTGTTTGTGGTTTAGGCCCTGGATATCGGAACTTTGCTTCATCAATGCTTTTTCCTTCTTCCTTCGCTTTAAATAAGAAGAATTTTAACAAACTTGTGCCATGATGTTGTAAAGCGATATCAATGATTTCCTGAGGCATTTTATAACGTTTTAACATGTTGGCACCATCTGTCGTATGAGCGATAATAATCTCTGCACTTGTTTCAGGTGGTAATGAATCATGCGGATTGATACCCGACATCTGATTTTCGATGAAAAAGGCTGGACGTTTAGTTTTACCAATATCATGATAATAACAGCCAACACGTGCTAATAAGCCATCCGCACCGATTTCTTCACAGGCAGCTTCTGCTAGATTCGCTACCATCACACTATGATGATATGTCCCTGGCGTTTCCATTAGTAATTTTTTTAATAATGGGTGATTGGGATTGGATAGCTCGATTAAACGTAAAGACGATAGTAAGCTAAATGCTGATTCAAAGAATGGTAAAAGCCCCATTGTCAATGCCCCTGAAAGCAAGGCAGACAACATCGCTGCTATTAAGTAAAATACTAATTCTGGTAAGCCATAGGATGATTGTGTCATTAATAAATAAAAGGCGATAAATGCCATGTTGACAAGAGAAATCACACCAACCGCATGTAAAATATGTGAGCGTTTTTCCACACTACGCAAAAAGAATAGGCTTGCAAACCCTCCGAATATGATATACAACGTAATTTCCATTTGCATAACAGATGAATAGCCTTCTTGGAAAATAACACCTGCTGAAGCAGCAGTCATGACTGTAACCAAAACAGCCGCTCGCTCATCTGCTAACAATCGTACAAGCATTGTAGCTAATGCCGTTGGGAATAGGAAGGCAATCGTCACATCAAAGCCACCAGAAACTAAACTAATAAATTCCATCAGCAGGATAGACAAACTATAAACAATCACTGTCACTAACAGTGCATTACGTTTTTTTCGTTCGTTAGCCTCCCAACGCTCAAATAAAATATACATAAACATCATTTGCAGTAGCGTTAAAATAATAAGCCCTGCAATAGGCTTTAAGGAGGCTTTATTACTAACCATCCCTAATAGCTCTAATTGTCTGAAAGCCTCATTGTCTATAATTTGGCCTTCCTGAACAATAATCTGGCCTTGTAAAATGCGTGTAGGCTCTACGCTTTCTTTGGCCTGCTGTTTTCGAATCTTCGTCTGTTCTTCGTTAATTGTTTCATTTTCAATAATGCTTGTACGTCCTATTAACACGACTGTATTGAATATTTTATCAGGGTACCCTCGTTGTCCACGAATCTTGGTCTCAAAATCATTTTGAGCAACAAAAACGTTCTCTGGTCGGATGGATTTTTGTAAATATTCCTCTACAAATTTGGATAATTGCGTACTTGTTCTTGTTAAATCTTCTTCACTTTGCACTAATAGACCTTCCAGCTGTGAATCTGTAAAAATTAACGGCATCTGGTCTTCGTCTATTGATTCAAATTTTTTGCGAAGCTGTGCAACTTGGTCGGCAATAGGAATAGGTTCCTTACTATTTGCAACATCCTTTTTCACTTCCAAAACATAATCAAATAATGATGTTACAATCGCTGCTCTTTGCTTGGCGACATCCTCCGAAAATTGATAGACCGAATCCACTGCATTGGCAGCT encodes:
- a CDS encoding pyruvate, water dikinase regulatory protein, translated to MKRLRVFVVSDSVGETGDQVAKAVISQFRPGLENTVIRRFPHIQSEELIRKIVFLASQQRAFIVYTLVRQEMRKLLHDLCEQEKIQAVDILGPALQSMAAFMEENPLETPGIVHMLDDDYFKKIEAIEFAVKYDDGRDPRGLLQADIVLVGVSRTSKTPLSQYLAHKKYKVANVPLVPEVEPPEELLQIDPKKCFGLIISPEKLNFIRKERLMSLGLNDDAIYAQHERILDEIQHFEKIVGKIGCQVIDVTNKAVEETANTIIEHILTCK
- a CDS encoding helix-turn-helix transcriptional regulator, which codes for MSPIELNKRQEDILQIVKENGPITGEHIAERLNLTRATLRPDLAILTMAGFLDARPRVGYFYSGKKASVALIDSIHNLKVKDFHSGPVVVPETMTVYDAICFMFSEDVGTLFVVDKNEFLTGVLSRKDLLRTSIGTQDLNKIPVHIIMTRMPNISYCERSDSLIVAANKLIEREVDSLPVVEPQEGGLTIVGRLTKTTITRAFLSLAQNV
- a CDS encoding glycine--tRNA ligase; translation: MANKSMETIVSLAKHRGFVFPGSEIYGGLANTWDYGPLGVELKNNIKKAWWQKFVQESEHNVGIDAAILMNPKAWVASGHVGNFNDPMIDCKSCKARHRADKIIEDAALAKGDEIIVDGMTFDQMKETMIKYDVVCPDCGKTDFTDIRQFNLMFKTFQGVTESSTNEIYLRPETAQGIFVNFKNVQRSMRKRTPFGIAQIGKSFRNEITPGNFTFRTREFEQMELEFFCKPGEDLEWHAYWKEFCKNWLLNLGMKEDSMRLRDHEDDELSHYSNATTDIEFKFPFGWGELWGVADRTDFDLKQHMEHSGEDFTYIDPVSNERYVPYCIEPSLGADRVTLAFLCDAYDEEELEGDDKRTVLRFHPALAPFKAAVLPLSKKLSDEATDVWAELRKAFPVDFDESQSIGKRYRRQDEIGTPFCITYDFDSKEDGQVTVRHRDSMTQVRMPIAEVKAYIEKHLQF
- a CDS encoding HD-GYP domain-containing protein, whose amino-acid sequence is MLRKVTLSIHEVEANDILAEDIFSEYRLLAKKDLVLTERIIALLKLRKVDELSVYLPSDSVRVVHDLSAQRTREYEDLFAPLMEKRDPVDDYKETVSQLFMTTLENVVHELRYGQILKSMQDTAYVRGVFEKILEKKYRYELLMRLKEWDEYSFVHSFDVFVLGTIFARYLGLTDIETLARGYLFHDIGKVFIPQEILNLKRKLSEDEFDIVKAHTTKGYELLIEHKEEDIAYLARDHHERFAGKGYPNQLCADDMSDGVQLLQIIDVYSAMTSKRVYHVGYGATDALAVLYRDRHLYNESFMHKFVECLGIYPVNSVVMLSDNRSAQVELVYDLFPTLPKVRLLDEQKSMNLPLNYSVRITKMIDYRANSFEEIFNLFVEQLIRCDENNLRIHFNKLIDHLHPKEIVLKIFLPAFRILRLLTREIQTDMTKYRNSIGILKTLLEEQLNVLYMDYQHEQTTILVVETSLRENFFIKLVQSILYIDKIVPFFINPGDDQRITQLMEHCEVNVAYFIEDEQTFDKRVRPMREGTFLYYSLADIEELLVSLIGMSMKKFSFEEKMQERLFSTYKA
- a CDS encoding S-layer homology domain-containing protein; amino-acid sequence: MQSQRLFQLAIATALATSAIIVAPPAHAASFFPDINPSNEEGKAIIQLADRGIISGYMDGTFKPANPITRTQAAKILAGILKLDTVHVKNPQFKDIKPGDENYGAIAALANAGIINGANGYFYPTQNITREQMSKMIAKGFGLTSPSNTQLPFTDVKKGNEFEPHIKALFANGITKGTSATTFGPKSNVKRSQLAAFVVRAEKMLGNATIYAKQFKQDYIFAFYGGLEPATDIFAWDENEDMTESITITPLKEGTGKLVITGFTDDSEDFTEIFYLVHVKNVNGKLKTTLEEVKEEDYIENLSFDITESHLPFVPTELTVHNTNGQALAPNLYSFNQQDQTLSILQNGQFIVTFSDGTQQQKMAAEVYSYDFVRNIDLYHLTDELILTTQELPFEPAYVALESFGFEPVPVKATILNGQLHVTPKAEGLAILHLTGKNEETAYLYIESKKIAGQWAFLVSEDEEEF
- the recO gene encoding DNA repair protein RecO; the encoded protein is MLHKWEGIVLKVRAYGESNKIVILLTREAGKVATMARGAKKPSSRLASVTQPFTYGMFMVQHHTGMGTLQQGEHLNSMRHIREDIMATAYASYIMELVERVVEEGKPEPFAFDVLLQALQAIEDGYDPEAITLFVEWKMLPYTGVQPILHACAACGAVDGEFAFSFAQGGFLCHRCYQHDPYIIRLTPTQLKLIRMFYTVPIDQIGKIELKKETKYFIKKIITTIYEEQTGIRFKTRKFIEQLERTPELQIRSKDEMPEEP
- the era gene encoding GTPase Era, whose product is MQETNNGYKSGFISIIGRPNVGKSTFLNRVIGQKIAIMSDKPQTTRNKVQGVLTTDDSQMIFIDTPGIHKPKHKLGDFMLKVSKNTLREVDVIMFMVNAEQKIGKGDEFILEMLAGNPTPVFLVINKIDAIHPDELIGIIESYKERYDFAEIVPISALQGNNVENLLVTLGKYLPEGPQYYPADQVTDHPERFIISELIREKVLHLTREEIPHSIAVVIDKIRRDEENDDKIRVAATIIVERDSQKGIVIGKRGALLKEVGTRARKDIEMLLGSKVYLELWVKVQKDWRNKSTHLRDFGFRDDEY
- a CDS encoding cytidine deaminase; translated protein: MTIDMQALLEESKKAREKAYVPYSKFKVGAALLTKDGEVIHGCNIENAGYSMTNCAERTAFFKAVSEGTYEFEAIAIVADTDGPCAPCGACRQVMMEFCAPTMPVYLTNLKGDVTVTSVGELLPFAFTTEDLENAGN
- a CDS encoding diacylglycerol kinase family protein; translation: MDLRKYLRSFGYAFEGIITASKEQNLKSHILSAIIVILASYWTGLSRMEWYIVLLLIALMFALEMMNTAIERVVDLASPEIHPLAKQAKDIAAGAVLVFALFSAIIGLLIFLPKWF